One stretch of Alcaligenes aquatilis DNA includes these proteins:
- the flgB gene encoding flagellar basal body rod protein FlgB has product MIDRIGEHLKFYQTALALRQERQEVLASNIANADTPNYKARDMDFTAAMKAALGGQGQMALPNTSLALTSARHIPAQASRPPSTDELLYRVPVQPSLDGNTVEMDVERMQFADNTLHYQSTINLASQRLKGLMAALQQ; this is encoded by the coding sequence ATGATTGATCGCATCGGTGAGCACCTGAAGTTTTACCAAACGGCACTGGCTTTGCGCCAGGAGCGCCAGGAGGTGTTGGCCTCCAATATTGCCAATGCCGACACGCCCAACTACAAGGCCAGAGATATGGACTTTACGGCCGCCATGAAGGCGGCTTTAGGGGGGCAAGGGCAGATGGCCTTGCCCAATACCAGCTTGGCCCTGACGTCCGCCCGCCATATCCCCGCCCAGGCAAGCCGTCCGCCCAGTACGGACGAGTTGCTCTATCGCGTTCCTGTACAACCTTCTTTAGACGGCAATACGGTCGAGATGGACGTGGAGCGCATGCAATTTGCCGATAACACCTTGCACTATCAAAGCACGATCAACCTGGCGTCCCAGCGATTGAAAGGCTTGATGGCGGCCTTGCAACAGTAA
- the flgA gene encoding flagellar basal body P-ring formation chaperone FlgA — MTLYRLLTCLCLFTLGATASVRAQEDVQALSVQAMQDQAQDYLLQQAQMYPGIATITLDASRLHAMPACTQNQFFLPSGQRLRSRMSIGVRCLSPQSWSTSIGATLSIQGHYYVPNRRINPGETIHQDDLLEREGDLLALANGVVINPEQIIGYVASQRIPLGSAIRASALRDPQSIMRGQTVRTVARGAGFVATGEGQALQSGAPGTQIQIKASSGQVISATVLDASTVQVVL, encoded by the coding sequence ATGACCTTATATAGACTCCTGACCTGCCTGTGTCTGTTTACCTTGGGTGCGACAGCAAGCGTGCGCGCTCAAGAGGACGTTCAGGCTCTCAGTGTGCAAGCTATGCAGGATCAGGCGCAGGACTACCTGCTCCAGCAAGCGCAGATGTATCCTGGCATCGCCACCATCACACTGGATGCATCGCGCCTGCACGCCATGCCCGCCTGCACTCAGAACCAGTTTTTTCTGCCCAGCGGCCAGCGCCTGCGATCGCGTATGAGCATCGGTGTGCGCTGCCTGAGCCCACAAAGCTGGAGCACCTCTATTGGTGCCACCCTTTCTATTCAAGGACACTATTACGTCCCCAACCGCCGCATCAATCCGGGCGAGACGATCCATCAGGACGACCTGCTTGAACGCGAAGGAGATTTGCTGGCCCTGGCCAACGGCGTGGTCATCAACCCCGAGCAGATCATCGGTTATGTCGCCAGCCAGCGTATTCCTTTAGGCAGTGCGATACGCGCCTCGGCGCTGCGCGATCCACAGTCGATTATGCGCGGCCAGACAGTGCGAACCGTTGCACGTGGCGCGGGCTTTGTCGCCACCGGCGAGGGCCAGGCCTTGCAAAGTGGCGCACCGGGCACCCAGATTCAGATCAAGGCCAGTTCAGGGCAAGTGATTTCAGCCACGGTACTGGATGCGTCCACGGTTCAGGTCGTTCTCTAA
- the flgN gene encoding flagellar export chaperone FlgN, giving the protein MSLQTCLADQHQSLLDFEQLLVEEHTLLLRSFVPEELAQITLRKYQLLERIEQLDQSRAQLLQERELENNLQGLRYAAEEDELEDELEQLIELSEKVRNASDNNRILVDTFLIDTQQNLDALEAFTGRNTFYDASGKTQNTQSSLSLKA; this is encoded by the coding sequence ATGTCTTTGCAAACCTGTCTTGCCGATCAACACCAGAGCCTGTTGGATTTTGAGCAGCTATTGGTAGAAGAACACACCCTGCTGCTGCGCAGCTTCGTGCCCGAAGAGCTGGCCCAGATTACCCTGCGCAAGTACCAGTTACTTGAACGCATCGAACAACTGGACCAGAGCCGTGCTCAACTCCTGCAAGAGCGCGAACTGGAGAACAACCTTCAAGGTCTGCGCTACGCCGCGGAAGAAGACGAACTGGAAGACGAGCTGGAACAACTGATCGAGCTCAGCGAGAAAGTGCGCAACGCCAGCGACAATAACCGCATTCTGGTTGACACCTTTTTGATCGATACCCAACAGAACCTGGACGCGCTGGAAGCCTTTACAGGCCGCAACACGTTTTACGACGCATCCGGGAAAACACAGAACACGCAGTCTTCCTTGAGCTTGAAGGCTTAA
- a CDS encoding flagellar hook capping FlgD N-terminal domain-containing protein — translation MSTVNNDRTSLDPTAGAMAGVDARNKSAMAETEDRFLTMLITQLRNQDPLNPMDNAQVTTQMAQMSTVAGIQQLNNTLLAVAGQMDVSQSMQAANLIGKQVLVPGAKVSLGTSQNGEKVAMPYGIDLVSGTTSTVVQIKDSSGKVVREYDLGPKEAGVYSMEWDGLDNDGLPLADASYTVSVLASNDGTAVTASPLTHGKVDSVAYTSSGLMLDLGLTGSFSLLDIRKIM, via the coding sequence ATGAGCACAGTCAATAACGATCGTACCTCCCTGGACCCCACCGCAGGAGCGATGGCCGGGGTGGATGCCCGTAACAAAAGCGCCATGGCCGAGACGGAAGACCGTTTTCTGACCATGCTGATTACGCAGTTGCGTAATCAGGACCCACTCAACCCTATGGATAACGCCCAGGTCACGACTCAGATGGCGCAGATGTCCACGGTGGCGGGGATTCAGCAACTGAACAACACCCTGCTGGCGGTGGCCGGACAAATGGACGTCAGCCAGTCCATGCAGGCCGCTAATCTGATCGGCAAGCAAGTGCTGGTGCCGGGCGCGAAAGTGTCTCTGGGTACCAGCCAGAACGGCGAGAAAGTGGCTATGCCCTACGGAATTGATCTGGTCAGCGGGACGACTTCGACCGTGGTGCAGATCAAGGACAGCAGCGGCAAAGTGGTGCGTGAATACGATCTGGGCCCTAAAGAGGCGGGTGTGTACTCCATGGAGTGGGACGGCCTGGATAACGATGGTTTACCGCTGGCCGACGCCTCGTACACCGTCAGTGTCTTGGCCAGCAATGACGGCACGGCCGTCACCGCCAGTCCATTGACGCATGGCAAGGTCGATAGCGTGGCTTATACCTCCAGCGGTTTGATGCTGGATCTTGGCCTGACCGGTTCGTTCTCCCTGCTGGATATACGCAAAATCATGTAA
- the flgM gene encoding flagellar biosynthesis anti-sigma factor FlgM: MKISPSSLKTPLAETTTAERSTGSNRAHQAYNSGSTNEVDFSAAARQLNSLQDSSADVDMQKVQALREAIAAGELKIDTSRIADSLIASVRDLLK, encoded by the coding sequence GTGAAGATCAGCCCCTCCTCCCTCAAGACACCGCTTGCTGAAACCACTACCGCAGAACGCAGTACGGGTTCGAATCGTGCGCACCAAGCGTACAACAGCGGCAGCACCAACGAAGTGGACTTCAGCGCCGCCGCCCGCCAGCTCAATTCGCTGCAAGACAGCAGCGCCGATGTAGACATGCAAAAAGTCCAGGCCTTGCGCGAGGCCATTGCAGCAGGCGAGCTCAAGATTGATACCAGTCGGATTGCCGACTCCCTGATTGCCTCCGTGCGCGATCTTCTCAAGTAA
- the flgE gene encoding flagellar hook protein FlgE: MSFGQGLSGLNAASQNLDSIGNNIANSGTVGYKASTVQFADVYANSRIGLGVQVSRVSQRFSVGNISNSGNMFDMAIDGANGLFRLEQSNGAVLFSRNGQFYPDKAGYLVNAQGHYLTGYGAGSTQLQRLQVPSANVPPKATTALDFKPNLPADAAAIPTEDASGNPINAFDPTDDTTYSNSFSYSVYDSLGNSHEISQYFVKRPANAAGESVWDVYYMKGSTPLSPASATLTFNGSGVMTSPNPATVNVTLANPGGNASPADDLVFDMRYTGTTQFGGEFAKGKPYQDGYATGEYAGMNIDKDGTMVASYTNGVTQRLGSLVLADFSNLQGLSPVGGNAWAETGASGQPILGRPGENGLASIKGQAVEDSNVDMGQELVNMIIAQRTYQANAQTIKTQDQVLQTLVNLR, encoded by the coding sequence ATGAGCTTCGGACAAGGATTGAGTGGCTTGAACGCCGCCTCCCAAAACCTGGATTCTATCGGTAATAACATTGCCAACTCGGGTACCGTGGGCTACAAGGCCTCGACGGTTCAGTTTGCGGATGTGTATGCCAACTCCCGTATCGGTCTGGGTGTGCAGGTATCGCGTGTCAGCCAACGTTTTTCGGTCGGCAACATCAGTAACTCGGGCAATATGTTCGATATGGCCATTGACGGGGCAAATGGCTTGTTCCGTCTGGAGCAAAGCAACGGCGCGGTACTGTTCTCGCGCAATGGCCAGTTCTATCCAGATAAGGCCGGCTACCTGGTCAATGCCCAAGGTCATTACCTGACCGGTTACGGCGCAGGCAGCACGCAGTTGCAACGCCTGCAAGTGCCGTCGGCCAACGTACCTCCCAAGGCCACGACGGCTCTGGATTTCAAGCCCAACTTGCCTGCGGATGCTGCGGCGATTCCTACAGAAGATGCCAGTGGTAATCCCATTAACGCATTCGATCCCACAGACGACACGACGTACAGCAACTCATTTAGCTATTCCGTCTACGATTCGCTGGGTAACAGCCACGAAATTTCCCAATACTTTGTCAAGCGCCCCGCCAATGCGGCCGGTGAGAGTGTGTGGGACGTGTACTACATGAAAGGCAGCACACCGTTGTCGCCTGCCAGCGCGACCCTGACCTTTAACGGTTCAGGCGTGATGACCAGCCCCAATCCGGCTACCGTCAACGTCACCCTGGCCAATCCCGGTGGCAATGCCTCGCCCGCGGATGATCTGGTGTTTGATATGCGTTACACCGGCACCACCCAGTTCGGTGGCGAGTTTGCCAAGGGCAAGCCTTACCAGGACGGCTATGCCACGGGTGAGTACGCTGGCATGAACATCGACAAGGACGGCACCATGGTCGCGTCCTATACCAACGGTGTCACGCAGCGTCTGGGCTCGCTGGTGTTGGCTGACTTCAGCAACCTGCAAGGCCTGAGCCCAGTGGGCGGTAATGCCTGGGCCGAGACCGGCGCATCGGGTCAGCCTATCTTGGGTCGTCCTGGCGAGAACGGTCTGGCGTCGATCAAAGGTCAGGCGGTGGAAGATTCCAACGTGGATATGGGACAGGAACTGGTCAATATGATTATTGCCCAGCGTACTTACCAGGCCAATGCCCAGACCATCAAGACACAGGATCAGGTTCTGCAAACCCTGGTCAACCTGCGTTAA
- a CDS encoding helix-turn-helix domain-containing protein has translation MPTRLDAIALHSPEQMPKLIRSLRKRKGWSQIELADKLNTTQQAISRMENDASGLSLKNLFSVLAVLEAKISIIDAHEPDKPESMEW, from the coding sequence ATGCCAACAAGACTAGACGCCATTGCACTGCACAGCCCGGAGCAAATGCCCAAGCTCATCCGCTCGCTGCGCAAGCGTAAAGGCTGGAGTCAGATAGAGCTGGCAGACAAGCTGAACACGACGCAGCAAGCCATTTCGCGCATGGAAAATGACGCGTCGGGCTTATCGCTTAAAAACCTGTTTTCGGTTCTGGCCGTCCTGGAAGCCAAGATCTCCATTATTGACGCTCACGAACCTGACAAACCTGAATCTATGGAGTGGTGA
- a CDS encoding flagellar basal body L-ring protein FlgH, producing the protein MFQALLSRLALGALVVLSGCALVPPEDVVTGPLTAAPPPAVPAAVVANGSIYQPSAYGNYPLFEDRRPRNVGDIVTIMIQERTNAAKNVSTNTDRTGSGGLDFTGVPAFLPNEIGSKQNFEVSGSNKAQGKGSSRADNTFTGTLTTTVVGVLPNGNLQVAGEKQIAINRGSEYIRFSGVVDPRSISGSSTVPSTQVADARIEFRSKGVMDEVQTMGWLQRFFLNISPF; encoded by the coding sequence ATGTTCCAAGCTCTGTTGAGCCGTCTTGCACTGGGTGCGCTTGTTGTCCTGTCCGGTTGCGCGCTGGTGCCCCCTGAAGATGTGGTCACTGGCCCCTTGACCGCGGCCCCGCCACCGGCCGTTCCGGCGGCCGTGGTGGCCAATGGCTCTATCTACCAACCCTCGGCGTATGGCAACTACCCGCTGTTTGAAGACAGACGGCCCCGCAATGTGGGCGACATTGTCACCATCATGATTCAGGAGCGTACCAACGCTGCCAAGAATGTCTCGACCAACACGGATCGGACGGGGAGCGGTGGTCTGGACTTTACGGGTGTCCCGGCTTTCCTGCCCAATGAAATAGGCAGCAAACAGAACTTTGAGGTCAGCGGCTCGAACAAGGCGCAGGGCAAGGGTTCCAGTCGTGCCGATAATACCTTTACTGGCACCTTGACGACCACGGTAGTGGGCGTTTTGCCCAATGGCAACCTGCAGGTTGCGGGTGAAAAGCAGATCGCCATTAACCGTGGCAGCGAATACATTCGTTTTTCCGGCGTGGTGGACCCGCGCTCCATTTCCGGCAGCAGTACCGTGCCCTCCACTCAGGTGGCTGATGCCCGTATCGAGTTTCGTAGCAAAGGGGTCATGGATGAAGTCCAGACCATGGGCTGGCTACAGCGTTTTTTCCTGAATATTTCCCCGTTCTGA
- the flgF gene encoding flagellar basal-body rod protein FlgF: protein MDRLIYTAMNGAQRTLEQQDVITNNLANVNTSGFRQQLAYYRSVPVTSDVGSQTRVGTATVTPGSRFQPGAMAETGNALDVAIAGEGWFAVRALDGQEAYTRAGDLVVNAQNQLVTQGGLPVLSADGQAIEIPDRGSITFSSDGQLTALGAGDNPRDIQVMGQLKMVNPPSADLLRGQDGLFRMNNGAPAPADPSVRMVSGFIEKSNVNPAEAMVAMIANARRFETQMKVIQDASAREDRANSLLSFNG from the coding sequence ATGGATCGCCTGATTTATACCGCCATGAATGGCGCCCAGCGCACGCTGGAACAACAAGACGTCATTACCAACAATCTGGCCAACGTGAACACGTCCGGTTTCCGCCAGCAACTGGCGTACTACCGTTCTGTTCCCGTTACCAGCGACGTGGGTTCGCAAACCCGCGTCGGCACGGCCACGGTGACGCCGGGCAGCCGCTTTCAGCCTGGTGCCATGGCCGAGACCGGCAATGCGCTGGATGTGGCCATTGCGGGCGAGGGCTGGTTTGCCGTTCGTGCGCTGGATGGCCAGGAAGCCTACACGCGGGCGGGCGATCTGGTGGTCAACGCCCAGAACCAGTTGGTGACACAAGGTGGCTTGCCCGTGCTAAGCGCCGATGGGCAGGCCATTGAAATTCCGGATCGCGGTTCGATTACCTTCTCCAGCGACGGTCAATTGACCGCCTTGGGTGCCGGTGACAACCCGCGCGATATCCAGGTGATGGGCCAGTTAAAGATGGTCAATCCCCCGTCAGCCGATTTGCTGCGTGGCCAGGATGGCTTGTTTCGCATGAACAATGGCGCGCCGGCCCCGGCTGATCCGTCGGTGCGCATGGTGTCGGGCTTCATCGAAAAAAGCAATGTGAACCCGGCGGAGGCGATGGTCGCGATGATTGCCAATGCGCGTCGTTTTGAGACCCAGATGAAGGTCATCCAGGACGCCAGCGCCCGCGAAGATCGGGCCAATTCTCTACTTTCATTTAATGGCTAA
- the flgC gene encoding flagellar basal body rod protein FlgC: protein MSSFSIFQIAGSALTAQSQRMNVSASNLANADSVVGPDGQPYKARQVVFQMTPQGNSPVGGVQVVGVQESTAPGRLQYDPGNPYADEQGYVTLPNVDVVAETVNMLAASRSYQANVEVVNTSKNLMLRTLTIGQ from the coding sequence ATGTCCAGTTTCAGTATTTTCCAGATAGCCGGCTCCGCGCTGACGGCTCAGTCCCAACGCATGAACGTGTCGGCCAGCAATCTGGCGAACGCCGACAGTGTGGTTGGGCCCGATGGCCAGCCTTACAAAGCTCGCCAGGTGGTGTTTCAAATGACACCCCAGGGCAATAGTCCCGTGGGTGGTGTGCAGGTGGTGGGCGTGCAAGAGAGTACCGCACCTGGCCGTCTGCAATATGACCCTGGCAACCCGTACGCGGACGAGCAAGGTTACGTGACCCTGCCCAACGTGGATGTGGTGGCCGAGACCGTCAATATGCTGGCCGCCTCGCGCTCCTATCAGGCCAATGTGGAAGTGGTGAACACGTCCAAGAATCTGATGTTGCGTACCTTGACCATTGGTCAGTAA
- the flgG gene encoding flagellar basal-body rod protein FlgG has translation MIRSLWIAKTGLEAQQTNMDVISNNLANVNTTGFKRTRAVFEDLMYQTLRQPGAQVGAANQLPTGLQIGTGVRTVATERIHSQGDMKHTGHNMDIAIQGSGFLQVEMPDGTFAYTRDGSLQRDQNGQLVTAGGYPIQPPINIPDNALELTIARDGTVSVTQPGAAGASVEVGQLQLSTFVNPAGLQSMGENLYIETDASGAANFLQPGMDGAGLVMHKYNETSNVNVAEELVNMISAQRAYEINSKAVSTADQMLARLTQL, from the coding sequence ATGATTCGCTCTCTGTGGATTGCCAAGACCGGTCTGGAAGCCCAGCAGACCAATATGGACGTTATCTCCAATAACTTGGCCAACGTAAATACCACCGGTTTCAAACGGACCCGTGCGGTGTTTGAAGACTTGATGTATCAAACCCTTCGTCAGCCCGGTGCTCAAGTAGGTGCGGCCAATCAGTTACCTACGGGCTTGCAGATCGGTACCGGTGTGCGCACGGTGGCGACCGAGCGTATCCATAGCCAAGGTGACATGAAGCATACGGGTCACAATATGGATATTGCCATTCAGGGTAGCGGTTTTCTGCAAGTGGAAATGCCGGACGGCACCTTCGCCTACACGCGCGATGGCAGTTTGCAGCGCGACCAGAATGGTCAACTGGTTACCGCAGGTGGCTATCCTATTCAGCCTCCTATCAATATTCCCGATAACGCACTGGAACTGACGATTGCCCGTGATGGCACGGTATCGGTCACTCAGCCTGGTGCCGCAGGTGCCAGTGTGGAAGTGGGCCAGTTGCAACTGAGCACCTTCGTGAATCCGGCTGGCTTGCAAAGCATGGGCGAGAACCTGTACATCGAAACCGATGCCTCGGGTGCTGCCAACTTCCTGCAGCCCGGTATGGATGGCGCAGGTCTGGTCATGCACAAGTACAACGAAACCTCCAACGTCAACGTGGCCGAGGAACTGGTCAATATGATCAGTGCCCAGCGCGCCTACGAAATCAATAGCAAGGCCGTGTCCACCGCTGACCAGATGTTGGCTCGACTGACGCAGCTGTAA
- a CDS encoding type II toxin-antitoxin system HipA family toxin — MNSLFVGKWHKPTRGPSQLRYAPDWIAHPQGRPLSLSLPFTFNNEALRGEVVDNYFDNLLPDNPGIRQRIASRFKTRSLETFALLEAIGRDAAGAVQLLPENSPAPDIHTLTARPLTESDVAEHLRGTITARQDLAPEDFRFSLAGAQEKTALLWHHGQWHIPQGSTPSSHIFKLPLGLAGNVRFDLSHSVENEWLCMELLKELGLNVAQTQIGQFEDQKVLIVERFDRAWSRHGHLIRLPHEDLLQASGLPSHAKYESDGGPGIHAIMQVLSGSSNALADRQAFFKTLLVFYLLAAPDGHAKNFSLAIEPGGYFRLAPLYDVLSAWPWVGTKQNQCPIQRVKMAMALRTSNTRYKMQEMLLRHWLAVGKTYIGQQATESLIEDLHQLVEPAIQNVAARLPAHFPEHIKDALFQGLSSNLQRLK; from the coding sequence ATGAATAGTCTCTTCGTTGGAAAGTGGCATAAGCCTACCCGCGGCCCATCACAACTTCGCTACGCACCAGACTGGATCGCCCATCCTCAAGGCCGGCCGCTGTCTCTATCCCTACCCTTTACATTCAACAATGAAGCACTTCGTGGCGAGGTCGTAGACAACTACTTTGACAATCTACTGCCCGACAATCCCGGGATTCGCCAACGCATTGCCTCCCGCTTCAAGACCCGTTCGCTGGAAACGTTTGCCTTGCTCGAAGCAATAGGTCGGGATGCTGCTGGTGCCGTGCAACTTCTGCCTGAGAACTCTCCAGCGCCGGATATTCACACCCTCACGGCCCGCCCTCTCACTGAAAGCGACGTTGCCGAGCATTTACGCGGCACAATTACCGCCCGCCAGGATCTGGCCCCCGAAGACTTTCGTTTTTCACTGGCAGGTGCCCAGGAAAAAACGGCGCTGTTATGGCATCACGGGCAATGGCACATTCCGCAGGGATCGACACCCAGCTCACACATCTTCAAACTACCCTTAGGATTGGCGGGCAATGTCCGCTTTGATCTGAGCCACTCGGTGGAAAACGAATGGCTCTGCATGGAGCTGCTCAAAGAACTGGGCTTGAATGTCGCCCAAACCCAAATTGGCCAGTTTGAAGATCAAAAGGTTCTCATCGTGGAGCGCTTTGACCGTGCCTGGAGCCGTCATGGTCACTTGATACGCCTGCCCCATGAAGACCTGTTACAGGCAAGTGGTTTGCCTTCCCATGCCAAATACGAGTCCGACGGTGGCCCTGGCATCCATGCCATCATGCAGGTCTTATCCGGCTCGTCCAATGCTCTGGCTGACCGACAGGCTTTCTTCAAAACCTTGTTGGTGTTCTACTTGCTGGCCGCCCCAGATGGCCATGCCAAGAACTTCAGCCTGGCCATAGAACCTGGCGGCTACTTCCGTCTGGCACCACTTTACGATGTGCTCTCGGCCTGGCCTTGGGTAGGCACAAAACAAAATCAATGCCCTATTCAGCGCGTCAAAATGGCGATGGCACTACGCACCAGCAACACTCGCTACAAGATGCAGGAAATGCTTCTCCGGCATTGGCTTGCCGTAGGAAAAACCTATATAGGACAGCAAGCCACTGAATCCTTGATCGAAGACCTTCACCAGCTTGTGGAGCCAGCCATTCAAAATGTCGCGGCACGATTGCCAGCGCATTTCCCTGAACACATCAAAGACGCCCTCTTCCAGGGACTAAGCAGCAATTTGCAGCGCTTGAAATAA